In a genomic window of Microterricola viridarii:
- a CDS encoding GNAT family N-acetyltransferase, producing the protein MSSLRPATPSDIAEILRLIVELAVYEKEPDAVVATEESLQRALFGENPMVFAHVVDGDRPGELAGISIWYLTFSTWEGVHGIHLEDLYVSPEYRSRGLGKALLLNLAALCVERGYARLEWDVLDWNEPAIGFYRALGAVGMDEWTRFRLDGEALARRGAAA; encoded by the coding sequence ATGAGTTCTCTGCGCCCTGCTACCCCATCCGATATCGCCGAGATCCTGCGGCTGATCGTCGAATTGGCGGTCTACGAGAAGGAGCCGGATGCCGTCGTCGCCACGGAGGAATCCCTGCAGCGGGCGCTGTTCGGAGAGAACCCGATGGTCTTCGCGCACGTCGTCGACGGCGACCGGCCGGGCGAGCTGGCCGGGATCTCGATCTGGTACCTGACCTTCTCCACGTGGGAGGGCGTGCACGGCATCCACCTGGAGGACCTCTACGTCAGCCCCGAGTATCGCAGCCGGGGTCTCGGCAAGGCACTGCTGCTGAACCTGGCCGCCCTGTGCGTGGAGCGCGGCTACGCCCGGCTGGAGTGGGACGTGCTCGACTGGAACGAACCGGCCATCGGCTTCTACCGCGCGCTCGGCGCCGTGGGAATGGACGAGTGGACGCGGTTCCGCCTGGACGGCGAGGCCCTGGCCCGCCGAGGCGCCGCCGCGTAG
- a CDS encoding LuxR C-terminal-related transcriptional regulator produces MMGSMRWSMALERVSQFWGRSELSAEVTAALGAPGSNVVLLGAGGAGKTALGVHALVRLTGENPALHAVHFAATTATRQSPLAVFIPALRDYDALAGESPDRIAQALVKACLEHVGANGGRKPGPAQLVIMIDDVPLLDNLSSLVVEYLLSRTDVRVVLSCRSTPGLTPALTRAWRDGILARIDVPELTRAEIAQIAGQLLAPKLLAPDAVQRLAEATGGNALFLIELLRSLERSEALELRQGLWVWRRPFPADTSLGDILRSELAQLTPEKLAAFETIALCAPVSLALLSTQFEPAVLDELAVDGLVAFHGMHDNSRTVVATVAHPLSGEVMAALVRPVQRMARLRAMYDAALAQGSGATPSRWNGESSELLSLVSWGIGGGCAVPIDILQRAFALVEQLADHEFRILLDSALIQHPAADDAVRVAALNNRIEAHRFSNAPNAVLSDAASAREIIERMPASAARAELAIGHALVVADALVLPQGNWRDALRTLDWAERLAEAESAEAHSVRRLAIARGIYLSYAGQMTESVRLQSELYAAMHSSADFLPLASTLVISLAQRGETKRARAVGRQQLGLAMRSIRRHPLAVGDMVGAWCLADLFTGNTREASIIYGFLNVAMDRNPGHVRVRNTLVAFGRGLLAISQGEWQGAVRNLSIACAELDDFTGTGSEGLLLASLALAQAATGDHEGSAGTRAQFEALGERSSRLLELPARYNLLLAALYAPGGEELAEATALAELARERGFALMELRALHAVALCTGGGLNPDDEARARELANRIDAPLAALLLASCEHIAAGGARSTGSAARALARRGLVIPSGQALSGLTAREQQLAELLALGFSNAQIARRLSISKRTVESHAAKVLLKLQIGSRDDVAVALEALE; encoded by the coding sequence ATGATGGGGTCGATGCGCTGGTCGATGGCGCTGGAGCGCGTCTCGCAGTTCTGGGGGCGCAGCGAGCTGAGCGCCGAGGTCACGGCGGCACTCGGTGCGCCGGGCAGCAACGTCGTGCTCCTCGGCGCCGGGGGCGCCGGCAAGACGGCGCTCGGCGTGCACGCCCTGGTGCGGCTCACCGGCGAGAATCCGGCACTCCACGCTGTGCACTTCGCGGCCACCACTGCGACCAGGCAGTCGCCGCTGGCCGTCTTCATTCCCGCGCTGCGCGACTACGACGCGCTGGCCGGCGAGAGCCCGGACCGGATCGCGCAGGCCCTCGTGAAAGCCTGCCTCGAACACGTCGGCGCAAACGGTGGCCGCAAGCCCGGCCCGGCGCAGCTCGTGATCATGATCGATGACGTCCCGCTGCTCGACAACCTCAGTTCGCTCGTCGTCGAGTACCTGCTCTCCCGCACCGATGTGCGCGTCGTGCTCAGCTGTCGCAGCACCCCCGGGCTCACCCCCGCGCTCACCCGCGCCTGGCGGGACGGGATCCTCGCCCGCATCGATGTTCCCGAGCTGACCCGTGCAGAGATCGCCCAGATCGCGGGGCAGTTGCTGGCGCCGAAGCTGCTCGCCCCCGATGCCGTGCAGCGACTGGCCGAGGCGACGGGCGGCAACGCCCTGTTCCTGATCGAGCTGTTGCGCAGCCTGGAACGCTCCGAGGCGCTGGAGCTTCGACAGGGCCTGTGGGTCTGGCGGCGGCCGTTCCCCGCGGACACCTCGCTCGGCGACATCCTGCGCTCGGAGCTTGCCCAGCTCACGCCGGAGAAGTTGGCGGCCTTCGAGACGATCGCGCTCTGCGCGCCCGTGTCGCTCGCACTGCTCAGCACCCAGTTCGAGCCGGCCGTGCTCGACGAGCTCGCCGTGGACGGCCTCGTCGCCTTCCACGGGATGCACGACAACAGCCGCACGGTCGTCGCGACGGTCGCCCACCCGCTCTCCGGCGAGGTGATGGCCGCGTTGGTGCGCCCTGTGCAGCGGATGGCCCGCCTCCGTGCCATGTACGATGCCGCGCTCGCGCAGGGGAGCGGTGCGACGCCGTCCCGCTGGAACGGCGAGAGCTCCGAGCTGCTCTCGCTCGTGTCGTGGGGAATCGGCGGCGGCTGCGCCGTGCCGATCGACATCCTGCAGCGGGCCTTCGCCCTGGTCGAGCAGCTGGCCGACCACGAGTTCCGGATCCTGCTCGACTCTGCCCTGATCCAGCACCCGGCCGCGGATGACGCCGTGCGGGTGGCCGCCCTGAACAACCGCATCGAGGCGCACCGCTTCAGCAATGCCCCGAACGCGGTGCTGTCCGATGCGGCCAGCGCACGCGAGATCATCGAGCGGATGCCGGCCAGTGCCGCCCGGGCCGAGCTGGCCATCGGGCACGCCCTCGTCGTGGCCGACGCCCTCGTGCTCCCGCAGGGCAACTGGCGCGACGCGCTCCGCACGCTGGACTGGGCCGAGCGCCTGGCCGAAGCGGAATCGGCCGAGGCCCACTCCGTTCGGCGCCTCGCGATCGCCCGGGGAATCTACCTGAGCTACGCGGGTCAGATGACCGAGTCGGTCCGCCTGCAGAGCGAGTTGTATGCGGCGATGCACTCCTCCGCCGATTTCCTCCCGCTGGCCTCGACGCTGGTGATCTCGCTCGCCCAGCGCGGCGAGACCAAGCGTGCCAGAGCGGTCGGCCGGCAACAGCTCGGCCTGGCGATGCGGTCGATCAGGCGGCATCCGCTGGCCGTCGGCGACATGGTCGGCGCGTGGTGCCTGGCCGACCTGTTCACCGGCAACACCCGCGAGGCGAGCATCATCTACGGCTTCCTCAACGTCGCCATGGACCGCAATCCCGGCCATGTGCGGGTGCGCAACACGCTCGTTGCGTTCGGCCGCGGGCTGCTGGCGATCAGCCAGGGCGAGTGGCAGGGCGCGGTCCGCAACCTCAGCATCGCCTGCGCCGAGCTCGACGACTTCACCGGCACCGGCTCGGAGGGCCTCCTGCTCGCGTCGCTGGCGCTGGCGCAGGCCGCGACCGGCGACCACGAGGGCTCGGCCGGCACCCGGGCTCAGTTCGAGGCGCTCGGTGAGCGCTCCAGCCGGCTGCTCGAGCTGCCGGCCCGCTACAACCTGCTGCTCGCCGCGCTCTACGCGCCGGGAGGCGAGGAGCTGGCCGAGGCAACGGCCCTCGCCGAGCTCGCCCGCGAGCGCGGGTTCGCGTTGATGGAGTTGCGTGCGCTGCACGCCGTCGCGCTGTGCACGGGCGGTGGGTTGAACCCGGATGACGAGGCACGCGCGCGGGAGCTGGCCAACCGGATCGACGCGCCGCTGGCAGCGTTGCTGTTGGCGAGCTGCGAGCACATCGCGGCCGGTGGCGCCCGCTCGACTGGGTCGGCCGCGCGGGCCCTGGCGCGGCGCGGACTGGTGATCCCCTCCGGCCAGGCCCTCAGCGGGCTCACCGCCCGCGAGCAGCAGCTCGCCGAGTTGCTGGCGCTCGGCTTCTCGAACGCCCAGATCGCACGGCGCCTCTCCATCTCCAAGCGCACCGTCGAGAGCCACGCGGCCAAGGTGCTGCTCAAGTTGCAGATCGGCTCCCGTGACGACGTTGCCGTCGCGCTCGAGGCGCTCGAATAG
- a CDS encoding MurR/RpiR family transcriptional regulator gives MPASEARTAVATERAVLVRMRAVLPELRPSEQRIAALFLADPGAIAELSIGELAARSDTSTTSVVRFCKRMGYGHLKGLRMDVLRDVARERFETAGLPEVSGDVDRDDSLEDIVAKVSLAETLSIADTAKVLDVPALQAAVDAVGSAHRVDVFGLGASSFVGLDLQQKLTRIGRTALNWSDSHAAWTSATTMRSGAVAIAVSHSGSTVDTVEFLSIARAAGATTIAITNHEGSPIVEHADIVLTTAARESVFRSGALGSRIAQLMVVDCIFIGVAQASYEESMEAIRNTYAVVHNLRTRR, from the coding sequence ATGCCAGCATCCGAAGCCCGCACCGCGGTCGCCACGGAGCGCGCCGTGCTCGTGCGCATGCGCGCCGTGCTGCCCGAGCTGCGCCCGAGCGAACAGCGCATTGCCGCGCTGTTCCTCGCCGACCCCGGCGCGATCGCCGAACTCTCCATCGGCGAGCTGGCCGCCCGCAGCGACACCTCGACCACCTCGGTCGTGCGCTTCTGCAAGCGCATGGGCTACGGCCATCTCAAAGGGCTGCGCATGGACGTACTGCGCGATGTGGCACGCGAGCGCTTCGAGACGGCCGGGCTGCCCGAGGTCTCCGGCGACGTCGACCGCGACGACAGCCTGGAGGACATCGTGGCCAAGGTGTCGCTGGCCGAGACACTCTCCATCGCCGACACGGCGAAGGTGCTCGATGTGCCCGCCCTCCAGGCGGCCGTCGACGCGGTCGGCAGCGCGCACCGGGTCGACGTCTTCGGCCTCGGCGCGAGCTCCTTCGTCGGCCTTGACCTGCAGCAGAAGCTCACCCGCATCGGGCGCACCGCCCTGAACTGGTCGGACTCGCACGCGGCGTGGACCTCGGCGACGACCATGCGCAGCGGGGCCGTCGCCATCGCCGTCTCGCACAGCGGCAGCACCGTCGACACCGTCGAGTTCCTCTCCATCGCCCGGGCCGCGGGGGCGACCACCATCGCCATCACCAACCATGAGGGCTCGCCGATCGTCGAGCACGCCGACATCGTGCTCACGACTGCGGCCCGCGAGTCCGTGTTCCGCTCGGGCGCGCTCGGCAGCCGCATCGCCCAGCTCATGGTCGTCGACTGCATCTTCATCGGCGTGGCCCAGGCCAGCTATGAGGAGTCGATGGAGGCCATCCGCAACACGTACGCGGTCGTGCACAACCTCCGCACCCGGCGCTAA
- a CDS encoding FAD-binding and (Fe-S)-binding domain-containing protein: MTASATAIRSAVSAGDESLAAALEQAIGAPLEGAARRVSVAEFDRIVAGVDASHVLLTPDAVVTPQSLEQVAAVLGFAAAAGRHVTVRSGGTSLSGQASGDGILLDTRSAFRRIDVEDGGARVRVQPGATVRQVNARLIRHGRKLGPDPASEIAATIGGVIANNSSGMACGTHQNSYRTLASLTFVLPSGTIVDTALPDADARLASTEPALHAGLTRLRDEIRGRADLVAEIERQYRGKNTMGYGLNSFLDFGEPVQILAHLLVGSEGTLGFVAEAVFDTVTIAPAIGTALLVFDSLDAATGILPVLVATGAATLELMDAASLRVIQADPTAAGIIDDVVVAGHAALLVEYHGADDADLAAQIERAGVALAAAGAPALEVTRDAKQRARLWHFRKGLYAAIAGARKPGTTALLEDIAVPVEQLAGTCAALQELFGRHGYDDAVIFGHAKDGNIHFLLTEDFTADGAIERQALFTEELVDLVLGAGGTLKAEHGTGRIMAPFVERQFGPELYAVMREVKRLADPRGVLNPGVLLTDSPTSHLEHLKVTPEVEAEVDRCVECGYCEPVCPSKDVTLTPRQRIAVRRARAAARAHGDTALDARLAAAEQYASVQTCAADGMCQTACPVLINTGDLVRRLREEDANAPTRTIAAGVAKAWGGVSRGASVALSAAKLVPPVATLASAAGRVVLGSDVVPQWSGDLPRGGAKRAHGSPATGDAVFFSACVGSMFGPADGSMGAAPAFRLLAERAGVQLITPERIDSLCCGTPWKSKGLADGYRTAIENTVRALLAASDGGNLPIVCDNSSCTEGLVHALENVGELDGRPVSLTIIDAVDFAAERLLPGLPITAQIDSLALHPTCSSTRLGSNEHLRQLAGAVAVEAVVPDAWGCCAFAGDRGMLHPELTASATAAEAAELAGRDFDAHASCNRTCEIGMTRATGESYVHILELLERATR, translated from the coding sequence ATGACCGCCTCAGCCACCGCCATCCGCTCCGCCGTCTCCGCCGGCGACGAGTCGCTCGCCGCCGCGCTCGAGCAGGCCATCGGCGCCCCGCTCGAGGGCGCCGCGCGCAGGGTGAGCGTCGCCGAGTTCGACCGGATCGTGGCCGGCGTCGACGCCTCCCACGTGCTGCTCACCCCCGACGCCGTCGTCACCCCGCAGAGCCTCGAGCAGGTGGCCGCCGTGCTCGGCTTCGCCGCGGCTGCCGGGCGGCACGTGACGGTCCGCTCTGGCGGCACGAGCCTCTCTGGGCAGGCCTCCGGCGACGGCATCCTGCTCGACACCCGGTCGGCGTTCCGCCGCATCGACGTGGAGGACGGCGGCGCCCGGGTGCGCGTGCAGCCGGGCGCCACCGTGCGCCAGGTGAACGCCCGCCTGATCCGGCACGGGCGCAAGCTCGGCCCGGACCCGGCGAGCGAGATCGCGGCGACCATCGGCGGTGTCATCGCCAACAACTCCAGCGGCATGGCCTGCGGCACCCACCAGAACAGCTACCGCACGCTGGCCTCGCTGACCTTCGTGCTGCCGAGTGGCACCATCGTCGACACGGCCCTTCCAGACGCCGATGCCCGGCTGGCCAGCACCGAGCCCGCGCTGCACGCGGGCCTCACCCGGCTGCGCGATGAAATCCGCGGCCGCGCCGACCTCGTCGCCGAGATCGAGCGGCAGTACCGCGGCAAGAACACCATGGGCTACGGCCTGAACTCCTTCCTCGACTTCGGTGAGCCCGTGCAGATCCTCGCCCACCTGCTGGTAGGCAGCGAGGGCACGCTCGGCTTCGTCGCGGAGGCCGTCTTCGACACGGTGACGATCGCGCCCGCCATCGGCACCGCCCTGCTTGTGTTCGACAGCCTCGACGCGGCGACCGGGATCCTGCCCGTGCTGGTCGCCACCGGCGCGGCCACCCTCGAGCTGATGGATGCCGCGTCGCTCCGCGTCATCCAGGCCGACCCGACCGCCGCGGGCATCATCGACGACGTCGTCGTCGCGGGCCACGCCGCCCTGCTGGTGGAGTACCACGGGGCGGATGACGCAGACCTCGCCGCCCAGATCGAGCGCGCCGGGGTGGCGCTGGCCGCCGCCGGCGCCCCCGCGCTCGAGGTGACCCGCGACGCCAAGCAGCGGGCCAGGCTCTGGCACTTCCGCAAGGGACTGTACGCCGCCATCGCCGGCGCCAGGAAGCCCGGCACGACGGCCCTGCTCGAGGACATCGCGGTGCCCGTCGAGCAGCTGGCCGGCACCTGCGCGGCCCTGCAGGAGCTGTTCGGGCGCCACGGCTACGACGACGCCGTCATCTTCGGCCACGCCAAGGACGGCAACATCCACTTCCTGCTCACCGAGGACTTCACCGCCGACGGGGCCATCGAGCGCCAGGCCCTCTTCACCGAGGAGCTTGTCGATCTCGTGCTCGGCGCCGGCGGCACCCTGAAGGCCGAGCACGGCACCGGCCGCATCATGGCCCCCTTCGTGGAACGCCAGTTCGGCCCAGAGCTCTACGCCGTCATGCGCGAGGTCAAGCGGCTCGCCGACCCCCGCGGCGTGCTGAACCCCGGAGTGCTGCTCACCGACTCCCCCACCTCCCATCTGGAGCACCTCAAGGTCACCCCGGAGGTGGAGGCCGAGGTCGACCGCTGCGTGGAGTGCGGCTACTGCGAGCCGGTCTGCCCGAGCAAGGACGTCACTCTGACGCCCCGGCAGCGCATCGCGGTGCGCCGGGCCAGGGCCGCGGCCCGCGCCCACGGCGACACGGCCCTGGACGCCCGGCTGGCCGCGGCCGAGCAGTACGCCTCGGTGCAGACCTGCGCCGCCGACGGCATGTGCCAGACCGCCTGCCCGGTGCTGATCAACACGGGCGACCTGGTGCGCCGGCTGCGCGAGGAGGACGCGAACGCCCCGACCCGCACCATCGCGGCCGGCGTGGCGAAGGCCTGGGGCGGCGTCAGCCGCGGGGCATCCGTCGCGCTCAGCGCCGCCAAGCTGGTGCCGCCCGTCGCGACCCTGGCCAGCGCGGCCGGCCGCGTGGTGCTCGGCAGTGACGTCGTGCCGCAGTGGAGCGGCGACCTGCCCCGCGGCGGCGCCAAGCGGGCGCACGGCTCGCCGGCGACCGGCGACGCCGTGTTCTTCTCGGCCTGCGTCGGCTCCATGTTCGGCCCGGCCGACGGCAGCATGGGCGCCGCGCCCGCATTCCGGTTGCTCGCGGAGCGCGCCGGGGTGCAGCTGATCACCCCGGAGCGCATCGACTCGCTCTGCTGCGGCACGCCCTGGAAGTCGAAGGGCCTCGCCGACGGCTACCGCACGGCGATCGAGAACACCGTGCGGGCCCTGCTCGCCGCCTCGGACGGCGGGAACCTGCCGATCGTCTGCGACAACTCCTCCTGCACAGAGGGGCTGGTGCACGCACTGGAGAACGTGGGCGAACTCGACGGGCGACCGGTGTCGCTCACGATCATCGACGCCGTCGACTTCGCCGCAGAGCGGCTGCTGCCCGGGCTGCCGATCACGGCGCAGATCGACTCGCTCGCACTGCACCCGACCTGCTCCAGCACCCGTCTCGGCTCCAACGAGCACCTGCGCCAGCTGGCTGGGGCCGTCGCGGTCGAGGCCGTCGTCCCGGATGCCTGGGGCTGCTGTGCCTTCGCCGGAGACCGCGGGATGCTGCACCCGGAGCTGACCGCCTCGGCCACCGCCGCCGAGGCCGCCGAGCTCGCCGGGCGCGACTTCGACGCCCATGCCTCCTGCAACCGCACCTGCGAGATCGGCATGACCCGGGCCACCGGTGAGTCCTACGTGCACATCCTGGAGCTGCTGGAGCGCGCCACGCGGTAG
- a CDS encoding IclR family transcriptional regulator → MAEQAAAQAGSQTLSRGIRLLEILANSDRSLSIAELAAELAVHRSVAYRLLRTLEDHALITRDDAGLVALGAGLAALSSGVARNLQQAALPELSEIADELGMTCLLAVMVDGGEAVTLVSAAPRQSVAVVSYRPGHRHPLGRGGPGKAILLGMPERSWPAEIEAGMSEQLRAELAQARLAGYASSHDEVVPTLTSIAVPLALAGQPPASIAVIHVALTHPEAEIAERLQRGAQSVTRAYGA, encoded by the coding sequence ATGGCAGAACAGGCCGCAGCACAGGCCGGGTCGCAGACGCTGAGCCGCGGCATCCGGCTCCTGGAGATCCTCGCCAACTCCGACCGCAGCCTCTCCATCGCCGAGCTCGCCGCCGAGCTCGCGGTGCACCGCTCGGTGGCGTACCGGCTGCTGCGCACGCTCGAGGACCACGCCCTGATCACCCGCGACGACGCCGGTTTGGTCGCCCTCGGCGCGGGCCTCGCCGCGCTCTCGTCCGGGGTGGCGCGCAACCTGCAGCAGGCGGCGCTGCCCGAGCTCAGCGAGATCGCCGACGAGCTCGGAATGACCTGCCTGCTCGCGGTGATGGTGGACGGCGGCGAGGCCGTCACGCTGGTCAGCGCCGCGCCGCGGCAGAGCGTCGCCGTCGTCTCCTACCGGCCCGGCCACCGGCACCCGCTCGGCCGCGGCGGCCCGGGCAAGGCGATCCTGCTGGGGATGCCGGAGCGCTCCTGGCCCGCCGAGATCGAGGCGGGCATGAGCGAGCAGCTGCGCGCGGAACTCGCGCAGGCGCGCCTCGCGGGCTATGCCTCCAGCCACGACGAGGTCGTGCCCACCCTCACCTCGATCGCCGTGCCGCTGGCCCTCGCCGGGCAGCCGCCCGCCTCGATCGCGGTGATCCACGTGGCGCTCACGCATCCGGAGGCCGAGATCGCAGAACGGCTGCAGCGCGGCGCGCAGAGCGTGACCCGCGCCTACGGCGCCTAG
- a CDS encoding LuxR family transcriptional regulator — translation MAESPRVLARSKVELDRLLLEAKLAIPAPRAGFVSRAALIESALESQRRVVTVTAPSGYGKSSFLAEWAAAEKRGVGWVSLDRFDDDAVKLLTLLASAFVRATGGDGRLIADMRGHGVSALGRAAPRLALALRESPRDFVLMIDDLHELATPACQDVLSVVIDAIPPGSQIVTASRHEQPHLARLRAAGQTVEFGADSLTLDADGARKIFAEAEVPLTPELADAVTERTEGWPVGLYLAAVIAHDNAEGTALISGDDRYVADYLYRESLASLPEDVQRFLRCTAVLDQFSGELCDAVLDVLGSQARLRELEGSNVFLIPLDRRREWYRYHPLFREFLLSELRRVDPGRVAELHVRAAEWYEQNGSPAKAIEHLLETPDRTNSVRLVAEHAMATFQAGQMGTVQRWLVELGAVTVDSHPPLGVLAGWIAVMSGQAIEADRLAALLESASFASQPFDGSATFESSRAMLRALMCASGPERAAADAEFALAEEPSWSPWREQALCQGGEAELLRGNADAAEALFAEAAELARQHDNAGVQALAEAECALIAMDQGRWPEGAARVERALSAVELHRIQDYAIAVPAVVAAARLALHEGDLSRAERELTRAMRARPVCTYAAPALATRVRLSLAKSYWAIGDHATARHLLREIDDILLHRPALGALLGSVAALRDIISSSAAGAGGYSPLTPAELRLLPYLQTHLSIPEIGARLFVSRNTVSTEVGSIYRKLGVSSRSEAVELATSIGLLGT, via the coding sequence GTGGCCGAGTCCCCGCGTGTACTGGCCCGAAGCAAAGTCGAGCTGGACAGACTGCTGCTGGAGGCGAAACTGGCGATACCCGCACCTCGGGCGGGGTTCGTCAGCCGCGCAGCGCTCATCGAATCCGCCCTCGAATCGCAACGCCGGGTCGTGACGGTGACGGCGCCATCCGGCTACGGCAAGTCCAGTTTCCTGGCCGAGTGGGCGGCGGCGGAGAAGCGCGGTGTCGGCTGGGTCTCGCTCGACCGGTTCGACGATGACGCCGTCAAACTGTTGACCCTGCTGGCCTCCGCGTTCGTGCGGGCGACGGGCGGGGACGGACGGCTGATCGCCGACATGCGCGGCCACGGGGTCTCGGCACTCGGCCGCGCCGCCCCCCGCCTCGCGCTCGCGCTGCGGGAGAGCCCTCGCGACTTCGTGTTGATGATCGATGATCTGCACGAGCTCGCGACGCCGGCCTGCCAGGACGTGTTGAGCGTGGTGATCGACGCCATCCCGCCCGGCTCGCAGATCGTGACGGCCAGCCGGCACGAGCAGCCCCATCTCGCCCGGCTCCGTGCCGCGGGGCAGACCGTGGAGTTCGGCGCCGACAGCCTCACGCTGGATGCGGACGGCGCGCGAAAGATCTTCGCAGAGGCCGAGGTGCCGTTGACGCCCGAGCTGGCCGATGCCGTCACAGAGCGCACGGAGGGCTGGCCCGTCGGCCTGTACCTGGCAGCCGTCATCGCCCACGACAACGCGGAGGGGACGGCGTTGATCTCCGGCGACGACCGCTACGTCGCCGACTACCTGTACCGGGAGTCGCTGGCGTCCCTCCCGGAGGACGTGCAGCGCTTCCTCCGCTGCACGGCCGTGCTCGACCAGTTCTCCGGCGAGCTGTGCGACGCGGTGCTCGATGTGCTGGGCTCGCAGGCACGCCTGCGCGAGCTGGAGGGATCCAACGTCTTCCTGATCCCGCTGGACCGGCGCCGCGAGTGGTACCGCTACCACCCGCTGTTCCGGGAATTCCTGCTCAGCGAGCTGCGCCGCGTCGACCCCGGCCGAGTCGCCGAGCTGCACGTGCGGGCGGCCGAGTGGTACGAGCAGAACGGCTCCCCGGCGAAGGCGATCGAGCACCTCTTGGAGACACCGGATCGCACGAACAGCGTGCGGCTCGTGGCCGAGCACGCCATGGCGACCTTCCAGGCCGGGCAGATGGGAACCGTGCAGCGCTGGTTGGTCGAGCTCGGGGCCGTCACCGTCGACAGCCACCCGCCGCTCGGGGTGCTGGCCGGCTGGATCGCCGTCATGTCCGGCCAGGCCATCGAGGCCGATCGGCTCGCCGCGCTGCTGGAGTCGGCCTCGTTCGCCTCGCAGCCCTTCGACGGTTCGGCGACGTTTGAGTCCAGCCGGGCCATGCTCCGGGCGCTGATGTGCGCGTCCGGGCCGGAGCGGGCCGCGGCCGACGCCGAGTTCGCGCTCGCCGAGGAACCCTCGTGGAGCCCGTGGCGGGAGCAGGCGCTCTGCCAGGGCGGCGAGGCCGAGCTGCTGCGTGGCAATGCGGATGCCGCAGAGGCTCTGTTCGCCGAGGCGGCCGAGCTCGCCCGCCAGCACGACAACGCCGGAGTGCAGGCCCTCGCCGAGGCCGAGTGCGCGCTGATCGCGATGGATCAGGGCCGCTGGCCGGAGGGGGCGGCCCGGGTGGAGCGCGCACTCTCCGCCGTCGAGCTCCACCGCATCCAGGACTACGCGATCGCCGTGCCCGCCGTCGTCGCCGCCGCGCGGCTGGCCCTGCACGAGGGCGACCTGAGCCGCGCCGAGCGGGAACTGACCAGGGCGATGCGCGCGCGCCCCGTGTGCACCTACGCGGCGCCCGCGCTGGCGACCCGGGTTCGGCTCTCTCTCGCGAAGAGCTACTGGGCGATCGGCGACCATGCGACGGCGCGCCACCTCCTGCGCGAGATCGACGACATCCTGTTGCACCGCCCGGCGCTCGGCGCGCTGCTCGGCTCTGTCGCCGCCCTGCGGGACATCATCTCCTCCAGCGCGGCGGGCGCGGGCGGGTACTCGCCGCTGACCCCGGCGGAGCTGCGCCTGCTTCCCTATCTGCAGACGCACCTGTCGATCCCGGAGATCGGCGCCCGGCTGTTCGTCTCCCGCAACACGGTGAGCACCGAGGTCGGATCGATCTACCGCAAGCTGGGCGTCTCGTCCCGGTCGGAGGCCGTCGAGCTGGCGACGTCGATCGGGCTGCTCGGCACCTAA
- a CDS encoding carboxymuconolactone decarboxylase family protein, which translates to MPSNYTQRLRRLAVNQPSVLDDESSVSDPGTLDPKTLCLARLAALIAVGGAEPSFGEQVTAAVSAGASADEIVDVLFGIASVVGLPRVVAAAPTLALALGFDVEDTLG; encoded by the coding sequence GTGCCATCGAACTACACCCAGCGCCTGCGCCGACTGGCGGTCAACCAGCCGAGCGTGCTCGACGACGAGTCCAGTGTCTCCGATCCCGGCACGCTGGACCCGAAGACGCTGTGCCTGGCCAGACTCGCGGCGCTGATCGCCGTCGGGGGTGCGGAGCCGTCGTTCGGCGAGCAGGTCACGGCCGCGGTGAGCGCCGGGGCGAGCGCCGACGAGATCGTCGACGTGCTGTTCGGGATCGCCTCGGTCGTCGGCCTTCCCCGCGTGGTCGCAGCGGCGCCCACCCTCGCCCTGGCGCTGGGCTTCGACGTGGAGGACACGCTGGGTTGA
- a CDS encoding SHOCT domain-containing protein, with translation MSFWDYLIWLFWVYITIACIWIFITVIIDMFRDHTLNGWQKALWALFLVFLPFLATFVYLIARGKSMSERRMDDYRHAQRQTDEYIREVASSSPAVEIEKAKQLLDAGAITQPEFDALKAKALAAS, from the coding sequence ATGAGTTTTTGGGACTACTTAATCTGGCTGTTCTGGGTGTACATCACTATTGCGTGCATCTGGATCTTCATCACCGTCATCATCGACATGTTCCGGGATCACACCCTGAACGGCTGGCAGAAGGCGCTCTGGGCGTTGTTCCTCGTCTTCCTGCCCTTCCTGGCCACGTTCGTGTACTTGATCGCCCGCGGCAAGAGCATGTCCGAGCGCCGCATGGACGACTACCGGCACGCGCAGCGGCAGACCGACGAGTACATCCGGGAGGTCGCGAGCAGCTCTCCTGCTGTCGAGATCGAGAAGGCGAAGCAGCTGCTGGATGCCGGGGCGATCACCCAGCCGGAGTTCGACGCACTCAAGGCGAAGGCGCTCGCCGCCAGCTGA